One stretch of Niallia sp. XMNu-256 DNA includes these proteins:
- a CDS encoding VOC family protein produces MIRYKKLGYVVLNVTDLDKSVKFYEDIVGMQFVERQGEIVFLRSSRDHHNLILEQAQEAGLKRVAYELEKADQFQGVFDYLTEKGLDPVELSAKETQSLAQGRTLRFKDPHLGVTYEFYVEMMQMGSPFVPKKARITRFLHVVYETNKFDELLDFFTNTLHFRVSDFSGRETAWAWLRAFPSPYHHDFALTKGSENKLNHLAYQAERVDDIGIQVNRLNDANVPILFGPGKHHPSSSIFLYFADPDGLTLEYSQGMEEFPEEGAREPRRLEPSKITLDEWGGTPEPGWGKHGKLIIEDHEKVNQ; encoded by the coding sequence ATGATTCGTTATAAAAAATTAGGTTATGTTGTGTTAAATGTAACAGATCTTGATAAATCAGTTAAGTTTTATGAGGATATTGTTGGAATGCAATTTGTTGAACGCCAAGGTGAAATTGTATTCTTAAGAAGCAGTAGAGACCATCATAATTTGATTCTTGAACAAGCACAAGAAGCAGGTTTGAAGAGAGTTGCTTATGAACTTGAAAAAGCTGATCAATTTCAAGGTGTTTTCGATTATTTAACAGAAAAAGGTTTAGATCCAGTAGAATTAAGCGCAAAAGAAACACAAAGTTTGGCTCAAGGTAGAACATTGCGATTTAAAGATCCGCATTTAGGCGTAACCTATGAATTCTATGTTGAAATGATGCAAATGGGGTCACCATTTGTTCCTAAAAAAGCAAGAATCACTAGATTTTTACATGTTGTATATGAAACAAATAAATTTGATGAGCTATTAGACTTTTTCACTAATACTTTACACTTCAGGGTATCCGATTTCTCTGGTAGAGAAACGGCATGGGCATGGTTAAGAGCGTTCCCTTCACCCTATCACCATGACTTTGCCCTTACGAAAGGTTCTGAAAATAAATTGAATCATCTTGCTTACCAAGCTGAAAGGGTTGATGATATTGGTATTCAAGTGAATCGATTGAATGATGCAAATGTTCCCATTCTTTTCGGACCAGGAAAACATCATCCATCTAGCAGTATTTTCCTTTACTTTGCTGATCCTGATGGCTTAACGCTTGAATATAGCCAAGGGATGGAGGAATTCCCGGAAGAAGGAGCAAGGGAACCACGTCGCTTGGAACCAAGTAAGATCACACTTGATGAATGGGGAGGAACTCCGGAGCCTGGTTGGGGGAAACATGGTAAGTTGATCATTGAGGATCATGAAAAGGTCAATCAATAA
- a CDS encoding GNAT family N-acetyltransferase, with the protein MLTILQEEQFEDLYQLIEESFPSDEYRPYQTQRALLSHPNYQIYVYKKDHELAAFFAAWKGPHFIFLEHFAVKASFRNGGLGSKLLQVFLKQQKKPIVLEIEPPEGEIEKRRASFYERNGFILSQWGYFQPALAKEQSPVSLVLMSYPEPLKEQEYQSFKNWVFKHVYS; encoded by the coding sequence ATGCTAACGATTTTACAAGAAGAACAATTTGAAGATCTTTATCAATTAATTGAAGAGTCTTTTCCTAGTGATGAATATAGGCCCTACCAAACACAACGTGCATTACTTTCTCATCCTAACTATCAAATTTATGTTTATAAAAAAGATCATGAGCTTGCTGCTTTTTTTGCCGCATGGAAAGGCCCACATTTTATCTTCCTAGAGCATTTTGCTGTTAAAGCGAGCTTTCGAAATGGTGGCTTAGGGTCGAAACTACTCCAAGTATTTCTTAAGCAGCAGAAAAAACCTATCGTGCTTGAAATCGAACCACCAGAGGGAGAGATTGAAAAAAGACGAGCTAGTTTTTATGAACGGAATGGTTTTATCCTTAGTCAGTGGGGGTATTTTCAGCCAGCACTCGCAAAAGAGCAAAGTCCGGTTTCACTTGTATTAATGTCTTACCCGGAGCCATTAAAAGAACAAGAATATCAATCCTTTAAAAATTGGGTATTTAAACATGTCTATTCATAA
- a CDS encoding GMC family oxidoreductase, with protein MGGKSGSKRRVVSMGRMKPNFFNQKDVWVPKIEKDPINDSTMESQAKENHKKQNVYDFIVIGAGTAGGVVAKELSDDFETSVLTLEPGTNMREELSSASNAGSGVLATDNRHSFNVMSTIEPNINSQLRISSGRAIGGSSEHNAMYAVRGSRELYDQWGELVGPQWNYDHVSSLFKKNETYTGKSQEPDQRGTKGPIHVRQQIIPERKNGLTKILALATSEVLNIPIVEDYNTGIKDCTFFKSQAMNKRVNGKFIRSSTATGYLGNDVVTPGNEFQPDEFGVRGRQLTIFAKTTVNKILFKQNRGVHVAVGVEYVKNGITERAYANKGIILSAGNFSSVILQRSGIGRSTDLAKIGVPTLIESPNVGHNFQAQFTGGVGVEVETSRLLELMQADPDLPFPLGAHKGEGKTGGRRLQIYSSVTPSFLPPSVVFTNNWAFNRNKRTNIMSIGPFDNNPRSRGTILAAHSDPEAYPSVNLNPLQDQNDLEFMIDQYINIYNIMKKAQQLDPQGIYKVVYPSEDVFEIKNEARKRAELAKYVRATYRNIFHFGGQCRMARSIQEGVVDGYLNVFGTKNLKVADLSISPILPDGNTSLPSQMIGLNCARFIKKEAFNYSKSEFEDIY; from the coding sequence ATGGGAGGAAAAAGTGGATCAAAAAGAAGAGTAGTATCTATGGGAAGAATGAAACCTAATTTTTTTAATCAAAAAGATGTTTGGGTACCCAAAATTGAAAAAGATCCCATTAATGATTCAACAATGGAATCTCAAGCTAAGGAAAATCACAAAAAACAAAATGTCTATGATTTTATAGTCATTGGCGCGGGAACTGCCGGAGGGGTTGTCGCAAAAGAACTATCAGATGATTTCGAGACTTCTGTACTCACACTTGAGCCAGGGACTAATATGAGAGAAGAGTTAAGCAGCGCCTCCAACGCAGGCTCAGGCGTGTTGGCAACTGATAACAGACACTCATTTAATGTCATGTCTACAATAGAACCAAATATTAATAGTCAGTTAAGGATTTCAAGTGGTCGAGCAATTGGCGGAAGCTCTGAACATAATGCCATGTATGCAGTTAGAGGAAGTCGTGAACTTTATGATCAATGGGGAGAACTTGTTGGACCTCAATGGAATTATGATCATGTTAGTTCTTTATTCAAAAAGAACGAGACGTATACAGGTAAATCACAAGAGCCAGATCAACGGGGAACAAAAGGGCCCATTCACGTTAGACAACAAATTATTCCTGAACGCAAGAATGGACTAACGAAAATATTGGCGCTGGCAACGTCAGAAGTATTGAATATTCCAATTGTTGAAGATTATAATACTGGTATAAAAGATTGCACATTTTTTAAATCACAGGCTATGAACAAAAGGGTGAACGGAAAATTTATTCGTTCATCAACAGCAACTGGATATTTAGGAAATGATGTGGTTACGCCAGGAAATGAGTTCCAACCCGATGAATTTGGGGTTCGTGGAAGACAGCTAACCATTTTCGCAAAAACAACCGTAAATAAAATTCTCTTTAAACAAAATAGAGGAGTTCATGTGGCAGTCGGTGTTGAGTATGTCAAGAATGGAATAACTGAAAGGGCCTATGCAAACAAAGGAATTATCCTTTCTGCTGGAAATTTTTCTTCGGTCATCCTTCAACGTTCTGGGATTGGAAGATCTACTGATCTAGCTAAAATTGGTGTACCAACACTGATAGAGAGCCCAAATGTGGGACATAATTTCCAAGCTCAATTCACTGGTGGAGTGGGAGTTGAAGTGGAAACGAGTCGTCTTTTAGAATTAATGCAGGCTGACCCTGACCTACCATTTCCATTAGGTGCCCATAAAGGAGAAGGTAAAACGGGAGGCCGACGCCTTCAAATTTATAGCAGTGTAACTCCTTCTTTTCTGCCTCCATCAGTTGTTTTTACGAACAACTGGGCATTTAATAGAAATAAAAGAACAAATATCATGAGTATTGGCCCTTTTGATAATAACCCGAGAAGTAGAGGAACGATTCTGGCTGCTCACAGTGATCCTGAAGCTTATCCATCCGTTAACCTCAATCCGTTGCAAGATCAGAATGACTTAGAATTTATGATCGACCAGTATATTAATATTTACAATATTATGAAGAAGGCGCAACAACTAGACCCTCAGGGCATTTATAAAGTAGTATATCCTTCGGAAGATGTCTTTGAAATAAAAAATGAAGCGAGAAAAAGAGCAGAGCTTGCTAAATATGTTAGAGCAACGTATCGAAATATTTTTCATTTTGGCGGACAATGTAGGATGGCTAGAAGTATTCAAGAGGGAGTTGTTGATGGGTATCTAAATGTTTTTGGTACTAAAAACCTAAAAGTTGCAGACCTTTCTATTTCTCCTATTTTACCAGATGGAAATACTTCCCTCCCATCGCAAATGATTGGTTTAAATTGTGCGCGGTTTATTAAAAAGGAAGCATTTAATTATAGTAAGTCTGAGTTTGAAGATATATACTGA
- a CDS encoding 2Fe-2S iron-sulfur cluster-binding protein produces the protein MPYINVLGHGTFEVEEGKKLVLALEDQGIHILHRCGGQAKCTTCRVEILAGNYCDLTVIEKEAFQTKGIEGVIEDNLRLSCQIRITEDLTVRPILTAESSGLDAGPRPTE, from the coding sequence ATGCCTTATATAAACGTTTTAGGACATGGAACCTTTGAAGTGGAAGAAGGAAAAAAGCTGGTGCTGGCATTGGAGGATCAAGGCATACATATTCTTCATCGCTGTGGAGGACAGGCAAAATGTACAACCTGTAGAGTAGAAATACTCGCAGGTAACTACTGTGATCTTACCGTAATTGAAAAAGAGGCGTTTCAGACTAAGGGGATCGAGGGAGTCATTGAAGATAATTTACGTTTATCTTGTCAGATTCGTATTACGGAAGACCTAACTGTTCGCCCCATCCTAACAGCAGAAAGTTCCGGTCTTGATGCGGGGCCTAGACCGACTGAATAA
- a CDS encoding HNH endonuclease signature motif containing protein, whose product MLTIQIKLGKILNNEDITKVFGCAPQGGMRRSHKTNTLVLVSDHTKALYEDRWEGPILHYTGMGREGDQTLTSQNLTLAQSNSNGVEVHLFEVFEPQKYVYMGIVELAGKPYQEKQVDTLGQHRQVWVFPLQLKGEKQNVAIPEKWIKTKQELRKKKAKKLNDAELAARAKTIIHHRVKRKITSITYERDPYVSEFAKRWANGVCQLCEKPAPFLNKKGEPHLHTHHIQWLSRGGEDSIANTIALCPNCHDKMHVVDDPTDVEELKKKVQQQINEMKEGEQF is encoded by the coding sequence TTGTTAACGATTCAAATAAAACTAGGAAAAATTTTAAATAATGAAGACATTACAAAGGTATTTGGATGTGCGCCCCAAGGAGGGATGCGCCGTTCCCATAAAACCAATACACTTGTACTAGTGTCTGATCATACTAAGGCATTATATGAAGATCGTTGGGAAGGCCCGATCCTTCACTATACGGGGATGGGAAGGGAAGGAGACCAAACGTTAACCTCCCAAAATTTAACATTAGCCCAATCAAATTCAAATGGTGTTGAGGTTCATTTATTTGAAGTATTTGAACCTCAAAAATATGTGTACATGGGCATTGTTGAATTAGCGGGAAAGCCATATCAAGAAAAGCAAGTAGACACCTTAGGTCAACATCGTCAAGTTTGGGTATTCCCTCTACAACTAAAGGGGGAGAAGCAGAATGTAGCGATTCCTGAAAAGTGGATAAAAACCAAACAAGAGCTTCGCAAGAAAAAGGCTAAAAAGCTTAATGACGCAGAATTAGCCGCTCGAGCAAAAACAATTATCCATCATCGTGTAAAAAGGAAAATTACTTCTATCACTTATGAACGGGATCCATATGTATCCGAGTTTGCGAAGCGGTGGGCCAATGGGGTTTGTCAACTGTGTGAAAAACCGGCGCCTTTTCTTAACAAAAAAGGAGAACCACATCTTCATACCCACCATATCCAATGGTTATCTCGTGGAGGAGAAGATTCCATTGCCAACACAATCGCACTTTGTCCGAATTGCCACGATAAAATGCATGTTGTTGATGATCCAACTGATGTTGAAGAATTAAAGAAAAAGGTGCAACAACAGATCAATGAAATGAAAGAAGGTGAACAATTTTAA
- a CDS encoding GNAT family N-acetyltransferase: MSDKLDLSKFEKKIEIRSIEYKDIDDIIQLQSLCFPGMVPWNREHLESHLEHFPEGQICAEFEGKIIGSCSSLIVNFDEYDDRHTWDDITDNGYITNHNPDGYNLYGIEVMVHPDYRSLKIGHRLYEARRELARLLNLKSIIIGGRIPNYHKYADEMSPRQYVDQVRLHKIYDPVLSFQLLNEFTLMRINPNYLPDDKASRKYATLMEWNNVDFQSKTKRYFKTSFPVRICVVQYKMKKISSFEEFAKQVEYYTDVASDAGSDFAVFPELFTTQLMSISNEKIPSKAVQSLTLFTEEYINLFTELAVKYNVNIIGGSHFVEEKEKIYNIAYLFRRDGTIEKQYKLHITPNERKWWGISQGETVKVFDTDCGKIAIQICYDIEFPELARIATDKGANIIFTPFNTEDRQGYLRVRYCAQARAVENQIYTVIAGTVGNLPETENMDIQYAQSAIFAPSDFEFARDGIVGQCNPNIEMVVIGDVDLEILRRQRQNGTVRQLKDRRKDVYTIQYKK, encoded by the coding sequence ATGTCAGATAAACTAGATCTTTCTAAATTCGAGAAGAAAATTGAGATACGAAGTATTGAGTATAAAGATATTGATGACATCATCCAGTTACAATCGCTTTGTTTTCCCGGGATGGTTCCTTGGAATAGAGAGCATTTAGAAAGTCACCTTGAGCATTTTCCAGAAGGACAGATTTGTGCTGAATTTGAAGGGAAGATTATTGGCTCTTGTTCAAGTTTAATTGTCAATTTTGATGAGTACGATGATCGACATACTTGGGATGATATTACCGACAATGGATATATCACAAATCATAATCCTGATGGTTATAATTTATACGGAATTGAGGTTATGGTCCATCCGGATTATAGAAGCCTGAAAATAGGTCATCGACTGTATGAAGCACGAAGAGAGCTAGCAAGATTGTTAAATCTAAAAAGCATTATTATTGGTGGGCGTATCCCTAACTATCATAAATATGCAGATGAGATGTCACCCCGCCAATATGTAGACCAAGTGAGACTTCATAAAATTTATGATCCTGTCTTATCCTTTCAGTTATTAAATGAGTTTACCCTTATGAGAATTAATCCAAATTATTTACCGGATGATAAGGCCTCTCGCAAATATGCGACCTTAATGGAATGGAATAATGTTGATTTTCAATCGAAAACAAAGCGGTACTTCAAAACATCCTTCCCCGTTAGAATATGTGTGGTTCAATATAAAATGAAAAAGATTTCATCATTTGAAGAGTTTGCAAAACAGGTGGAGTATTACACAGACGTGGCTTCTGATGCAGGATCTGATTTTGCTGTCTTTCCGGAATTATTTACAACACAACTAATGTCGATTTCAAATGAAAAGATTCCAAGTAAAGCTGTACAGAGCTTGACACTATTTACAGAGGAATATATTAATTTGTTTACCGAGTTAGCGGTGAAATATAATGTAAATATTATTGGTGGTTCGCATTTTGTAGAAGAAAAAGAAAAAATCTATAATATTGCGTATTTATTCCGCAGAGATGGAACAATTGAAAAGCAATATAAGCTTCATATTACACCGAATGAAAGAAAATGGTGGGGCATTAGTCAAGGAGAGACGGTTAAGGTATTTGATACAGATTGCGGGAAAATTGCGATTCAGATTTGTTATGATATCGAATTTCCTGAACTTGCGCGAATTGCAACCGATAAAGGAGCAAATATTATTTTTACGCCGTTTAATACGGAAGATCGCCAAGGCTACCTAAGGGTCCGATATTGTGCACAAGCGAGAGCAGTTGAAAATCAAATTTATACGGTCATTGCCGGAACAGTTGGAAATTTACCAGAAACCGAAAATATGGATATTCAATATGCTCAATCAGCGATTTTTGCACCGTCAGATTTTGAATTTGCTAGGGACGGAATTGTTGGACAATGTAACCCCAATATTGAAATGGTGGTCATTGGCGATGTTGATTTAGAAATTTTACGAAGACAACGCCAAAATGGGACCGTTCGTCAATTAAAGGACCGACGTAAAGATGTTTATACCATTCAATATAAAAAATAA
- a CDS encoding LysR family transcriptional regulator — protein MDIEQLKYVMAVVKHQHLTNASYEVSISQSSLSKRLKKVEEELGGVQLFDRTTRNVKLTAAGQEFSKYASRIIAEYENMMSAMKEFTLIEHGSLSIGTIPVYSSRGLISLFTSFQKKYPGIQLEIKEKLTNELIDLLKQSKLDMAIIALPVDMNPLNTFTTYPMIEDEVVLITHKSHPFAKKRSINLSEAANQNFIFINQASTLYQICMDACKKAGFTPKITYESSQIDIIAGLVEEGLGVSLITLREAKFSNQTDIAIVRLETTVKHTTALAIRSRLNQSNAMKAFVKHSLEWSETEDKYLEK, from the coding sequence ATGGATATTGAACAATTAAAATATGTAATGGCAGTTGTAAAACATCAACATTTAACGAATGCATCTTATGAAGTCTCGATATCACAGTCTTCATTATCCAAACGCTTAAAAAAAGTGGAAGAAGAACTGGGCGGGGTTCAACTGTTTGATCGCACGACGCGAAACGTTAAACTGACGGCTGCTGGTCAAGAGTTTTCAAAATATGCCAGCCGCATTATTGCCGAATATGAAAATATGATGTCTGCAATGAAGGAATTCACCTTAATTGAACATGGGAGTCTTTCAATAGGTACTATTCCTGTTTATAGCAGTAGGGGACTCATTTCACTTTTTACCTCTTTTCAAAAAAAATATCCAGGAATTCAGTTAGAAATTAAAGAGAAATTGACAAATGAACTGATCGATCTTCTCAAGCAATCAAAATTAGATATGGCTATTATTGCTCTTCCTGTTGATATGAATCCTTTAAATACATTTACAACTTATCCGATGATTGAAGATGAAGTGGTTTTAATTACCCACAAATCTCACCCGTTTGCCAAGAAACGCTCGATTAACCTATCTGAAGCTGCAAATCAAAACTTTATCTTTATAAATCAAGCGAGTACACTGTATCAAATTTGTATGGATGCTTGTAAAAAAGCAGGCTTTACACCCAAAATTACATATGAAAGCAGTCAAATTGATATCATTGCAGGACTAGTTGAAGAGGGATTAGGAGTTTCGTTAATCACATTGCGAGAAGCCAAGTTTTCTAACCAAACCGATATTGCCATAGTACGACTAGAGACAACGGTTAAGCACACAACTGCTCTTGCCATCCGTAGCCGATTAAATCAATCAAATGCAATGAAGGCATTCGTTAAACACTCTTTAGAATGGAGTGAAACTGAAGATAAGTACTTAGAAAAATAA
- a CDS encoding aldo/keto reductase, with amino-acid sequence MPWFGLGVYLSEEGQETIDAVKEAIKAGYRSIDTAAFYRNEESVGQAIKEVEVPREQLFITTKVWNSDQGYDSTLAAFNESLKKLDLDYIDLYLIHWPVKEKYKETWKALETLYKEGKVRAIGVCNFQIHHLEDLLADAEIAPMVNQVECHPRLTQKELLSYCQEHQIQLEAWSPLGRGRMLEEPTLKELAAKYNKSVAQIILRWNLQCGIVTIPKSVKKQRIIENADIFDFELTKEDMNTIDSMNTNHRNGPDPDNFNL; translated from the coding sequence ATGCCTTGGTTTGGGCTTGGGGTCTATTTATCTGAAGAAGGACAAGAAACGATCGATGCGGTTAAAGAAGCGATAAAGGCTGGATATCGCAGCATCGATACAGCAGCTTTCTACAGAAATGAGGAAAGCGTTGGACAAGCGATTAAAGAAGTTGAAGTTCCTCGTGAACAATTATTTATCACGACAAAGGTTTGGAACTCCGATCAAGGTTATGATTCTACTCTAGCTGCTTTTAATGAAAGTTTGAAAAAGCTAGATCTAGATTATATTGATTTGTACTTGATTCATTGGCCGGTTAAAGAAAAATATAAGGAAACATGGAAGGCGCTGGAAACTTTATATAAGGAAGGCAAGGTCCGAGCAATTGGGGTTTGTAACTTCCAAATTCATCATTTAGAGGATTTATTAGCAGATGCTGAAATTGCCCCTATGGTGAATCAGGTGGAATGCCATCCTCGATTAACTCAAAAAGAATTACTGAGCTACTGTCAAGAACATCAAATTCAATTAGAAGCATGGTCACCATTGGGTCGTGGCAGAATGCTAGAAGAACCAACATTAAAAGAACTTGCAGCTAAATATAATAAATCAGTTGCCCAAATCATCCTCCGCTGGAATTTACAATGTGGCATTGTGACGATCCCTAAATCCGTCAAAAAACAACGAATCATTGAAAATGCAGATATCTTTGATTTTGAACTAACGAAAGAAGATATGAACACAATCGATTCCATGAATACTAACCACAGAAATGGTCCAGACCCAGATAATTTCAATTTATAA
- a CDS encoding glycoside hydrolase family 18 protein: MFFHEVQPGDSLFTISNRYRISIDELRRVNGLEETNLVPGLALLIPLYTYIVQPGDTLIDISRRSYLSLEQLTNANPTVNPVALQPGIRLTIPNISNYLASGLNYYAVRSPDLDQALIRNFAPYSTSISIFEYHFLSNGDIANTLNDLTAIQTTWNYRVRPLVTITNLTPAGFSPELVHQVLNNPTARTNLVNNISFLVTNRGYGGVNIDFERVTAEDRDLFTGFLRELRDRLQPLGRTLTIAVPAKTNEDIPWLKGYDYGGIGSVVDFMFIMAYDWHHAGSAPGPVAPITEVRRTVEFALRYVPSRKIILGVPLYGYDWIIPYRPGSIAAAISNQNAAETARIHQSPIQYSTEFESPFFRYKDQQGLTHEVWFEDVRSIGAKMLLIREYELQGIGAWQLTLGFTQGPWLLTKFFTIRKV; this comes from the coding sequence ATGTTTTTTCATGAGGTTCAACCAGGTGATTCGTTATTTACAATTAGTAATCGATATAGAATTTCCATAGATGAGCTTCGCCGTGTCAATGGTTTAGAAGAAACCAATCTTGTTCCGGGTCTTGCCTTGCTTATTCCATTATATACGTATATTGTTCAACCTGGGGATACTTTAATAGACATTTCCAGAAGATCTTACTTATCTTTAGAACAACTAACAAATGCTAATCCTACTGTTAATCCGGTTGCGCTCCAACCAGGAATAAGGCTCACAATTCCTAATATATCCAATTATCTTGCATCAGGGCTAAACTACTATGCTGTTCGAAGTCCAGATTTGGACCAGGCTTTAATAAGAAATTTCGCCCCTTACTCTACATCCATATCCATTTTTGAATATCACTTTCTGAGTAATGGAGATATAGCAAACACCTTAAATGATTTAACTGCTATTCAAACAACTTGGAACTATCGCGTTAGACCTCTTGTGACTATCACAAATTTAACACCTGCCGGTTTTAGTCCTGAACTAGTTCATCAAGTATTAAACAATCCTACAGCAAGAACGAACCTTGTTAATAATATTTCTTTTTTAGTGACTAACAGGGGGTATGGTGGAGTTAATATTGATTTTGAACGGGTTACGGCTGAAGATCGAGATCTTTTTACGGGTTTTCTAAGAGAATTAAGAGATCGTTTACAGCCATTAGGTCGTACATTAACGATTGCGGTTCCTGCAAAAACAAACGAAGATATACCATGGCTAAAAGGGTATGATTATGGTGGGATTGGTTCAGTAGTGGATTTTATGTTTATTATGGCTTATGACTGGCACCATGCAGGAAGTGCACCAGGCCCTGTAGCTCCCATTACTGAAGTTAGAAGGACGGTTGAATTTGCTTTAAGATATGTGCCTAGCAGAAAAATTATTTTAGGTGTACCTTTATACGGTTACGATTGGATCATTCCGTACCGTCCAGGAAGTATTGCGGCAGCGATTTCAAATCAAAATGCTGCGGAAACAGCCAGGATACACCAATCACCAATCCAATATTCAACTGAATTTGAGTCTCCCTTTTTTCGTTATAAAGACCAACAGGGGTTAACGCATGAAGTTTGGTTTGAAGATGTAAGAAGCATCGGAGCTAAAATGTTACTTATTCGTGAATATGAATTACAGGGCATAGGTGCATGGCAATTGACACTGGGATTTACGCAAGGACCATGGCTTTTAACAAAGTTTTTTACAATCAGGAAGGTATAG
- the fumC gene encoding class II fumarate hydratase, translated as MNHRIEKDTLGEIKVPVDKLWGAQTQRSKENFPIGTEMMPIEVVRAFAILKKSAAISNQKLGKLSKAKAEAIVQAADEIIEGKWDEHFPLVVWQTGSGTQSNMNVNEVIANRGNQILEGAGNKDRLHPNDDVNMSQSSNDTFPTALHIAGVIAIEDELLPALGKLKETFKQKAEQFKDIIKIGRTHLQDATPLTLGQEISGWQRMLEKDGQMIQESVQYMKEIAIGGTAVGTGINAHPKFGDLTAQEISQFTGKIFTSAPNKFHALTSHDEVVYTHGALKALAADLMKIANDVRWLSSGPRSGLGEISIPANEPGSSIMPGKVNPTQSEALTMVVTQVMGNDATIGFAASQGNFELNVFKPVIIYNLLQSTRLLADSITAFNDKCAVGIEPIHEKIQYNLQNSLMLVTALNPHIGYENAAKIAKLAHKEGLTLKEAALKTGLLTEEQFDQFVDPAKMIEPKE; from the coding sequence ATGAACCATAGAATTGAAAAAGATACGCTTGGTGAAATCAAAGTTCCAGTGGATAAGCTATGGGGAGCGCAAACACAGCGCAGCAAAGAAAACTTTCCGATTGGTACTGAAATGATGCCGATTGAAGTCGTTCGGGCATTTGCTATTTTAAAGAAAAGTGCTGCGATCAGCAATCAGAAGCTTGGCAAATTATCAAAAGCGAAAGCGGAGGCGATTGTTCAAGCGGCAGACGAAATAATAGAAGGGAAATGGGATGAACATTTCCCCCTTGTTGTATGGCAAACAGGAAGCGGCACACAATCAAATATGAATGTGAATGAAGTCATTGCAAACCGGGGCAATCAAATCCTTGAAGGCGCAGGAAATAAAGATCGTCTTCATCCTAATGACGATGTCAATATGTCACAAAGCTCCAACGACACCTTTCCAACAGCCCTTCATATTGCAGGGGTTATTGCGATTGAAGACGAGTTGTTGCCTGCGTTAGGAAAATTAAAAGAAACGTTCAAACAAAAAGCCGAACAATTCAAGGATATTATTAAAATTGGCCGTACCCACTTACAAGATGCGACACCGTTAACTTTAGGACAGGAAATAAGCGGGTGGCAGCGTATGCTTGAAAAGGATGGTCAAATGATTCAGGAAAGTGTTCAATATATGAAGGAAATTGCCATCGGCGGCACGGCTGTCGGCACAGGGATTAACGCTCATCCAAAGTTCGGCGATTTAACAGCACAAGAAATTAGCCAGTTTACTGGAAAAATATTTACGTCAGCACCCAACAAATTTCATGCCTTAACCAGCCATGACGAAGTGGTATATACACACGGTGCATTAAAAGCACTTGCGGCAGATTTGATGAAAATTGCCAACGATGTTCGCTGGCTTTCAAGCGGTCCGCGCAGCGGTCTTGGTGAAATTTCGATTCCGGCAAATGAACCGGGAAGCTCAATCATGCCAGGGAAGGTAAATCCAACACAAAGTGAAGCATTAACAATGGTTGTCACCCAAGTCATGGGCAATGATGCAACAATCGGCTTTGCCGCAAGTCAGGGAAATTTTGAGTTAAATGTATTTAAGCCGGTGATCATTTATAATCTTCTCCAGTCAACAAGACTATTGGCAGATTCGATAACCGCCTTTAATGATAAATGCGCTGTCGGCATTGAGCCAATTCATGAAAAAATACAATATAACCTGCAAAATTCGTTAATGCTGGTAACCGCATTAAATCCCCATATCGGCTATGAAAATGCGGCTAAAATTGCGAAACTCGCGCATAAAGAAGGCCTTACATTAAAAGAAGCAGCGTTGAAAACAGGCTTACTGACAGAAGAGCAATTCGATCAATTTGTGGATCCGGCGAAAATGATTGAACCGAAAGAGTAG